From Streptomyces griseorubiginosus, one genomic window encodes:
- a CDS encoding sugar ABC transporter permease — translation MSDTSKVSKAETEGQTTVAPADDPTAAPVSVVDPRLLVREEGFKGYWTEFTRKVKGGELGSLPVVVGLIVIWAIFQFKNDRFLSADNLSNISYYLSATGMIAIGLVFVLLLGEIDLSVGSVSGLASTLFAVWVVNHGMNVWLALVLAIITGIAIGALHGWFFAKIGVPAFVVTLAGLLGWNGLMLWLLGSSGTINIPSDSGPIHLFGQSSFFMDQAIVGAYLLAGLAVVLTLVGNFNEQRRRKAAGVPFRPTGEILVRVGALAIASFVAAAVLNNASGVSNSLVIFLAALVVVDFVLRRTTYGRQVFAVGGGIEAARRAGISVPMIRITVFAISGGFAAIGGMFFAGQTASATLSAGGGNTLMLAIAAAVIGGTSLFGGRGSVWSALLGMLVIQSITTGLDLLNMNASIQYMITGGVLLGAVVIDSVSRRSQKASGRG, via the coding sequence GTGAGCGACACGTCGAAGGTTTCCAAGGCGGAGACGGAGGGCCAGACCACGGTCGCGCCCGCCGACGACCCCACCGCCGCGCCGGTCTCGGTCGTCGACCCCCGGCTGCTGGTCCGCGAAGAGGGCTTCAAGGGCTACTGGACCGAGTTCACCCGCAAGGTCAAGGGCGGTGAGCTCGGCTCGCTGCCGGTGGTTGTCGGCCTGATCGTCATCTGGGCGATCTTCCAGTTCAAGAACGACCGCTTCCTGAGCGCCGACAACCTCTCCAACATCAGCTACTACCTCTCGGCCACCGGCATGATCGCCATCGGCCTGGTGTTCGTGCTGCTGCTCGGCGAGATCGACCTGTCGGTCGGTTCCGTCAGCGGCCTGGCCTCCACGCTGTTCGCGGTGTGGGTCGTGAACCACGGCATGAACGTCTGGCTGGCTCTCGTCCTGGCGATCATCACCGGCATCGCCATCGGCGCGCTGCACGGCTGGTTCTTCGCCAAGATCGGGGTACCGGCGTTCGTCGTCACCCTGGCGGGTCTGCTCGGCTGGAACGGTCTGATGCTGTGGCTGCTGGGCTCCAGCGGCACCATCAACATCCCGTCCGACTCGGGTCCGATCCACCTGTTCGGCCAGAGCTCGTTCTTCATGGACCAGGCCATCGTCGGCGCCTACCTGCTGGCCGGCCTCGCCGTCGTGCTGACCCTCGTCGGCAACTTCAACGAGCAGCGGCGCCGCAAGGCCGCGGGCGTGCCCTTCCGGCCGACCGGCGAGATCCTGGTGCGCGTCGGCGCGCTCGCCATCGCGTCCTTCGTGGCCGCCGCCGTGCTGAACAACGCCTCGGGTGTCTCCAACTCGCTGGTGATCTTCCTGGCGGCGCTGGTGGTCGTCGACTTCGTGCTCCGCCGCACCACGTACGGCCGTCAGGTCTTCGCGGTGGGCGGCGGCATCGAGGCCGCGCGCCGTGCCGGTATCAGCGTGCCGATGATCCGGATCACCGTCTTCGCCATCTCCGGCGGTTTCGCCGCGATCGGCGGTATGTTCTTCGCCGGCCAGACCGCGAGCGCCACCCTCAGCGCCGGCGGCGGCAACACCCTGATGCTGGCCATCGCGGCGGCCGTCATCGGCGGTACGAGCCTCTTCGGCGGCCGCGGTTCGGTGTGGTCCGCCCTCCTGGGCATGCTGGTCATCCAGTCCATCACGACCGGTCTCGACCTGCTGAACATGAACGCCTCGATCCAGTACATGATCACCGGTGGCGTGCTGCTCGGCGCGGTCGTCATCGACTCCGTCTCGCGCAGGTCCCAGAAGGCCTCGGGTCGCGGATGA
- a CDS encoding ATP-binding cassette domain-containing protein, which produces MVHVSATPVLALRGVSKRFGAVQALTDVELEVHAGEVVALVGDNGAGKSTLVKTIAGVHPIDEGVIEWDGKPVSINKPHDAQGLGVATVYQDLALCDNLDVVGNLYLGRELLRRGVIDEVTMEKNSRELLNTLSIRIPSVRIPIASLSGGQRQVVAIARALIGDPKVVILDEPTAALGVEQTAQVLDLVERLRERNLAVILISHNMADVKAVADTVAVLRLGKNNGSFSVKDTSQEEIISAITGATDNAVTRRAGRRNAEAAK; this is translated from the coding sequence ATGGTTCACGTGTCCGCTACGCCCGTGCTGGCGTTGCGCGGAGTCTCCAAGCGATTCGGTGCGGTCCAGGCCCTCACCGATGTCGAACTGGAGGTCCACGCCGGAGAAGTGGTCGCCCTGGTCGGCGACAACGGCGCCGGAAAGTCCACGCTGGTCAAGACGATCGCCGGCGTGCATCCCATCGATGAGGGCGTCATCGAATGGGACGGCAAGCCGGTCAGCATCAACAAGCCGCACGACGCCCAGGGACTCGGCGTCGCGACGGTCTACCAGGACCTCGCGCTGTGCGACAACCTCGACGTGGTCGGCAACCTGTACCTCGGACGCGAGCTGCTGCGCCGCGGCGTCATCGACGAGGTCACGATGGAGAAGAACTCGCGTGAACTGCTGAACACGCTCTCCATCCGCATCCCGAGCGTCCGCATCCCGATCGCGAGCCTCTCCGGCGGTCAGCGTCAGGTCGTCGCCATCGCGCGCGCCCTGATCGGCGACCCCAAGGTCGTGATCCTGGACGAGCCCACCGCCGCTCTCGGCGTCGAGCAGACCGCGCAGGTCCTCGACCTGGTCGAGCGGCTGCGCGAGCGCAACCTCGCCGTGATCCTCATCAGCCACAACATGGCCGACGTGAAGGCGGTCGCCGACACCGTCGCCGTGCTGCGCCTGGGCAAGAACAACGGCTCCTTCTCGGTGAAGGACACCAGTCAGGAAGAAATCATCTCCGCGATCACGGGTGCCACGGACAACGCCGTCACCCGTCGTGCGGGACGTCGCAACGCGGAGGCGGCAAAGTGA
- the dxs gene encoding 1-deoxy-D-xylulose-5-phosphate synthase: protein MPLLTRIRGPRDLDRLSLEELDQLAEEIRSFLVGAVSKTGGHLGPNLGVVELTIALHRVFDSPKDRVLFDTGHQSYVHKLLTGRHDFSKLRSKGGLSGYPSRAESEHDVIENSHASTVLGWADGLAKANQVLKRDDHVVAVIGDGALTGGMAWEALNNIADAKDRPLVIVVNDNERSYAPTIGGLANHLATLRTTDGYERFLARGKDLLERTPVVGRPLYETLHGAKKGLKDFIAPQGMFEDLGLKYVGPIDGHDIEALESALARAKRFGGPVIVHCLTEKGRGYEPAEQDEADRFHGIGPIHPDTGLPIKAAAASWTSVFGDEMVKLGQEREDIVAITAAMLQPVGLKKFADTFPDRIYDVGIAEQHAAVSAAGLATGGLHPVFAVYATFLNRAFDQVLMDVALHKCGVTFVLDRAGVTGDDGASHNGMWDMSMLQVVPTLRLAAPRDAEQLRAQLREAVQVEDAPTVLRYSKGVVGPAVPAVGTVGGMDVLREPGTDTPDVLLVSVGALAPMCLEIAGLLDQQGISTTVVDPRWVKPVDEAMAPLAERHRVVVTVEDNSRVGGVGSAIAQALRDAGVDVPLRDFGIPPRFLDHASRAEIMAEIGLTAPDIARQVTGLVSKLDGRYDSTPAEVEPARD from the coding sequence GTGCCGCTGCTGACCCGTATCAGGGGACCGCGCGATCTGGACCGGCTCAGCCTTGAGGAGCTGGACCAGCTGGCGGAGGAGATCAGGAGCTTCCTCGTCGGCGCCGTTTCCAAGACCGGTGGGCACCTGGGGCCCAACCTCGGTGTGGTCGAGCTGACCATCGCGCTGCACCGCGTCTTCGACTCGCCCAAGGACCGGGTGCTCTTCGACACAGGGCACCAGTCCTATGTGCACAAGCTGCTCACCGGCCGCCACGACTTCTCGAAGCTGCGCTCCAAGGGCGGCCTGTCCGGCTACCCCTCGCGTGCCGAGTCCGAGCACGACGTGATCGAGAACAGCCACGCCTCGACCGTCCTCGGCTGGGCCGACGGGCTCGCGAAAGCCAACCAGGTGCTCAAACGGGACGACCACGTGGTCGCCGTCATCGGTGACGGTGCCCTCACCGGCGGCATGGCCTGGGAGGCGCTGAACAACATCGCCGACGCCAAGGACCGCCCGCTCGTCATCGTCGTCAACGACAACGAGCGCTCCTACGCGCCGACCATCGGCGGCCTCGCCAACCACCTCGCGACCCTGCGCACCACCGACGGCTACGAGCGCTTCCTGGCCCGCGGCAAGGACCTCCTGGAGCGCACCCCGGTCGTCGGCCGCCCCCTCTACGAGACCCTGCACGGCGCCAAGAAGGGCCTCAAGGACTTCATCGCGCCCCAGGGCATGTTCGAGGACCTCGGCCTGAAGTACGTCGGCCCCATCGACGGCCACGACATCGAGGCGCTGGAGTCGGCGTTGGCCCGCGCCAAGCGGTTCGGCGGCCCGGTGATCGTGCACTGCCTCACCGAGAAGGGCCGCGGCTACGAGCCCGCCGAGCAGGACGAGGCGGACCGCTTCCACGGCATCGGCCCGATCCACCCCGACACCGGCCTGCCCATCAAGGCCGCCGCCGCCAGCTGGACCTCCGTCTTCGGCGACGAGATGGTCAAGCTCGGGCAGGAGCGCGAGGACATCGTCGCCATCACCGCGGCCATGCTCCAGCCGGTCGGCCTGAAGAAGTTCGCGGACACCTTCCCGGACCGCATCTACGACGTCGGCATCGCCGAGCAGCACGCGGCCGTCTCCGCGGCGGGCCTCGCGACCGGCGGACTGCACCCCGTCTTCGCCGTCTACGCCACCTTCCTCAACCGCGCCTTCGACCAGGTCCTCATGGACGTCGCCCTGCACAAGTGCGGGGTGACCTTCGTCCTCGACCGGGCCGGCGTCACCGGCGACGACGGCGCCTCCCACAACGGCATGTGGGACATGTCGATGCTCCAGGTCGTCCCGACCCTGCGGCTCGCCGCCCCGCGCGACGCCGAGCAGCTGCGCGCCCAGCTCCGCGAGGCCGTCCAGGTCGAGGACGCGCCGACCGTGCTGCGCTACTCCAAGGGCGTCGTCGGCCCCGCCGTACCCGCCGTGGGCACCGTCGGCGGCATGGACGTCCTGCGCGAGCCCGGCACCGACACGCCCGACGTGCTCCTCGTCTCCGTCGGCGCCCTCGCCCCGATGTGCCTGGAGATCGCCGGCCTGCTCGACCAGCAGGGCATCTCCACCACCGTCGTCGACCCGCGCTGGGTCAAGCCCGTCGACGAGGCCATGGCCCCGCTCGCCGAGCGGCACCGCGTGGTCGTCACCGTCGAGGACAACTCCCGCGTCGGCGGCGTCGGCTCGGCGATCGCCCAGGCCCTGCGTGACGCGGGCGTGGACGTCCCGCTGCGCGACTTCGGCATCCCGCCGCGCTTCCTCGACCACGCCTCCCGCGCCGAGATCATGGCGGAGATCGGGCTCACCGCGCCCGACATCGCCCGCCAGGTCACCGGCCTGGTCTCCAAGCTGGACGGCCGCTACGACAGCACCCCGGCCGAGGTGGAGCCCGCCCGCGACTGA
- a CDS encoding amino acid permease, giving the protein MSSTLFRTKKVEQSILDTEEPEHALKKSLSALDLTVFGVGVIIGTGIFVLTGTVAKNNAGPAVALAFVVAGVVCALAALCYAEFASTVPVAGSAYTFSYASLGELPAWIIGWDLVLEFALGTAVVAVGWSGYIASLLDNAGIHLPEALSGRDGADGFGFDILAALLVLVLTGILVLGTKLSARVTSLVVAVKVTVVLTVIVAGAFFIKGDNYDPFIPKAQEVPAGDSLQSPLIQLMFGWAPSNFGVMGIFTAASVVFFAFIGFDVVATAAEETRNPQRDMPRGILGSLLICTTLYVAVSIVVTGMQKYTDLSVTAPLADAFKATGHPWFAGFISFGAAVGLTTVCMILLLGQTRVFFAMSRDGLLPTFFSHVHPKFRTPHRPTILLGVVIAIVAGFTPLSELAELVNIGTLFAFVVVAIGVIILRKSRPDLPRAFRTPWVPVIPILSVLASLWLMLNLPAETWLRFAIWMVLGFAVYFLYGRTHSRLNQRAETE; this is encoded by the coding sequence GTGAGCAGCACCCTCTTCCGGACGAAGAAGGTCGAACAGTCCATCCTCGATACCGAGGAGCCAGAGCACGCGCTCAAGAAATCCTTGTCCGCGCTCGATCTGACCGTCTTCGGCGTCGGCGTCATCATCGGCACCGGCATCTTCGTCCTGACCGGCACCGTCGCCAAGAACAACGCCGGCCCGGCGGTCGCCCTGGCCTTCGTGGTCGCCGGCGTCGTCTGCGCGCTCGCCGCGCTCTGCTACGCCGAGTTCGCCTCCACCGTCCCGGTGGCCGGATCGGCGTACACCTTCTCCTACGCCTCCCTCGGCGAACTGCCCGCCTGGATCATCGGCTGGGACCTCGTCCTGGAGTTCGCGCTCGGCACCGCGGTGGTCGCGGTCGGCTGGTCCGGCTACATCGCCTCGCTCCTCGACAACGCGGGCATCCATCTGCCGGAGGCGCTCAGCGGCCGGGACGGGGCCGACGGCTTCGGCTTCGACATCCTCGCCGCCCTGCTCGTCCTGGTGCTCACCGGCATCCTCGTGCTCGGCACCAAGCTCTCCGCGCGCGTGACCTCGCTCGTGGTCGCGGTCAAGGTGACGGTCGTCCTGACCGTGATCGTCGCCGGTGCCTTCTTCATCAAGGGCGACAACTACGACCCGTTCATCCCGAAGGCACAGGAGGTCCCGGCGGGTGACAGTCTCCAGTCGCCGCTCATCCAGCTGATGTTCGGCTGGGCGCCCTCCAACTTCGGTGTGATGGGCATCTTCACGGCCGCCTCGGTCGTCTTCTTCGCCTTCATCGGCTTCGACGTGGTCGCCACGGCGGCGGAGGAGACCCGCAACCCGCAGCGGGACATGCCCCGGGGCATCCTCGGCTCCCTGCTCATCTGCACGACGCTCTACGTGGCCGTGTCGATCGTGGTGACCGGCATGCAGAAGTACACCGACCTGTCCGTCACGGCCCCGCTCGCGGACGCCTTCAAGGCCACCGGGCACCCCTGGTTCGCGGGCTTCATCAGCTTCGGCGCCGCGGTCGGCCTGACGACGGTCTGCATGATCCTGCTCCTGGGCCAGACACGCGTCTTCTTCGCGATGAGCCGGGACGGACTCCTGCCGACGTTCTTCTCCCACGTCCACCCGAAGTTCCGCACCCCGCACCGCCCGACCATCCTGCTCGGCGTGGTCATCGCGATCGTCGCCGGCTTCACCCCGCTCAGCGAACTCGCCGAACTGGTCAACATCGGCACCCTGTTCGCGTTCGTGGTGGTGGCGATCGGCGTGATCATCCTCCGCAAGTCCCGCCCCGACCTGCCCCGCGCCTTCCGCACCCCGTGGGTCCCGGTCATCCCGATCCTGTCGGTCCTCGCCTCCCTCTGGCTGATGCTCAACCTGCCGGCGGAGACGTGGCTGCGGTTCGCGATCTGGATGGTGCTCGGGTTCGCGGTGTACTTCCTGTACGGCCGCACCCACAGCCGCCTGAACCAGCGGGCGGAGACGGAGTAA
- a CDS encoding ROK family transcriptional regulator, whose protein sequence is METPGSQSSLHRANLERVVRAVRLAGSLTQAEIARTTGLSAATVSNIVRELKDGGTVEVTPTSAGGRRARAVSLSGDAGIVIGVDFGHTHLRVAVGNLAHQVLAEESEPLDVDASSTQGFDRAEQLVTRLIEATGVDRTKIAGVGLGVPGPIDLESGSLGSSAILPGWIGTKPAEELQGRLGVPVHVDNDANLGALGELVWGSGRGVRDLAYIKVASGVGAGLVISGKIYRGPGGTAGEIGHITLDESGPVCRCGNRGCLETFAAARYVLPLLQSSHGTDLTMEGVVRLARDGDPGCRRVIADVGRHIGSGVANLCNLLNPSRVVLGGDLAEAGELVLGPIRESVGRYAIPSAARQLSVLPGALGGRAEVLGALALALSEMGDSTLLDSTLHAAAPAFT, encoded by the coding sequence GTGGAGACTCCGGGGTCGCAGTCGTCGCTGCACCGAGCCAACCTGGAGCGGGTCGTACGTGCCGTCCGGCTGGCCGGGTCGCTCACGCAGGCGGAGATCGCGCGGACCACGGGGCTGTCCGCCGCGACCGTCTCCAACATCGTCCGCGAGCTCAAGGACGGCGGAACCGTCGAGGTCACGCCCACGTCGGCGGGTGGCCGGCGGGCGCGCGCGGTCTCGCTGAGCGGGGACGCCGGCATCGTCATAGGGGTGGACTTCGGGCACACCCATCTGCGCGTCGCGGTCGGGAACCTCGCCCACCAGGTGCTGGCCGAGGAGTCCGAGCCGCTGGACGTGGACGCCTCCTCCACGCAGGGCTTCGACCGGGCGGAACAGCTGGTCACCCGGCTGATCGAGGCGACCGGCGTGGACCGTACGAAGATCGCCGGGGTGGGTCTCGGCGTGCCCGGACCCATCGATCTGGAGTCGGGTTCGCTGGGCTCCTCCGCCATCCTGCCGGGCTGGATCGGCACCAAGCCCGCGGAGGAGCTCCAGGGCCGTCTGGGCGTACCGGTGCACGTGGACAACGACGCCAACCTCGGGGCCCTCGGTGAGCTGGTGTGGGGCAGTGGCCGGGGGGTCAGGGACCTGGCGTACATCAAGGTCGCGAGCGGTGTGGGCGCCGGACTGGTGATCAGCGGCAAGATCTACCGTGGCCCGGGTGGCACAGCGGGAGAAATCGGGCATATTACTCTTGATGAGTCCGGCCCCGTCTGCCGTTGCGGCAACCGCGGCTGCCTGGAGACCTTCGCGGCGGCGCGCTATGTGCTCCCGCTCCTCCAGTCCAGTCACGGCACCGACCTGACCATGGAAGGCGTTGTCCGACTCGCACGGGACGGAGACCCTGGCTGCCGTCGGGTGATCGCCGACGTCGGCCGACACATCGGCAGTGGAGTCGCCAATCTCTGCAACTTGCTGAACCCGAGCCGAGTGGTCCTGGGCGGTGATCTCGCCGAGGCCGGTGAGCTGGTGCTCGGGCCCATCCGGGAGTCTGTCGGCCGCTATGCGATCCCCAGTGCGGCCCGCCAACTGTCCGTGCTTCCAGGGGCACTTGGCGGGCGCGCGGAGGTGCTCGGAGCACTCGCCCTCGCCCTGAGCGAGATGGGTGATTCGACCCTTTTGGACAGCACGCTGCATGCAGCGGCACCTGCCTTCACTTAG
- a CDS encoding NTP pyrophosphohydrolase, whose product MSDVLLVVVDAANVVGSVPDGWWRDRRGAAERLRDRLAADGVPGRDGPLEIVLVVEGAARGVSSVPGVRVESAPGSGDDHMVELVAGAGGERPVLVVTADRELRRRVSELGAEVAGPRTVRP is encoded by the coding sequence ATGAGTGACGTGCTGCTGGTGGTCGTGGACGCCGCGAATGTCGTCGGCTCGGTGCCGGACGGATGGTGGCGGGACCGGCGGGGGGCCGCGGAGCGGCTGCGGGACCGGCTGGCGGCGGACGGGGTGCCGGGACGGGACGGTCCCCTGGAGATCGTGCTGGTGGTGGAGGGGGCGGCTCGGGGGGTGTCGTCGGTGCCGGGGGTGCGGGTGGAGTCGGCGCCGGGGAGCGGGGACGACCACATGGTGGAGCTGGTGGCCGGGGCGGGGGGTGAGCGGCCGGTGCTGGTGGTCACCGCTGATCGTGAACTGCGGCGGCGGGTGTCGGAGTTGGGGGCGGAGGTGGCGGGGCCGCGGACGGTTCGTCCCTGA
- a CDS encoding sugar ABC transporter substrate-binding protein → MRRVAVSVAISALAVSAAACGKAGDDDNGSDSSSSGAGGKSIGLLLPDNVTARYEKFDMPYFKAKVKELCSDCDVSYANAAADPAKQAQQMSSMVTKGVKVIVVSAQDSAAIKSSIASAVSKGVKVVAYDRLAQGPVSAYVSFDNVKVGELQGQALLDALGSKATPKANVVMINGDDADPNAAQFKEGAHKVLDGKVKIAYEQSGLWKDTVAAQKMSAAITQLGAKNIAGVYAANDGMAGGIANTLKGAGISNIPLTGQDAELAAIQRIVAGTQSATVYKAYKPEADTAAELAVNLLQGKDIKSLADTEVTSGSGDKVQAKLLTPVSVTVKNIKDTVVKDGLYTVAQICTADYAAACKKAGLQ, encoded by the coding sequence ATGCGTCGTGTGGCCGTATCCGTCGCGATCTCGGCGCTCGCCGTCTCCGCCGCGGCCTGTGGCAAGGCCGGCGACGACGACAACGGCAGCGACAGCAGCAGCTCGGGTGCCGGCGGCAAGTCGATCGGCCTGCTCCTGCCCGACAACGTCACCGCGCGGTACGAGAAGTTCGACATGCCGTACTTCAAGGCCAAGGTCAAGGAGCTGTGCAGCGACTGCGACGTCTCCTACGCCAACGCCGCGGCCGACCCGGCCAAGCAGGCTCAGCAGATGAGCAGCATGGTCACCAAGGGCGTCAAGGTCATCGTGGTCTCCGCCCAGGACTCCGCCGCCATCAAGTCCTCCATCGCCTCCGCGGTGAGCAAGGGCGTCAAGGTCGTCGCGTACGACCGTCTGGCCCAGGGCCCGGTCTCCGCGTACGTCTCCTTCGACAACGTCAAGGTCGGCGAGCTCCAGGGCCAGGCCCTGCTCGACGCCCTCGGCTCCAAGGCGACCCCCAAGGCCAACGTCGTCATGATCAACGGTGACGACGCCGACCCGAACGCCGCGCAGTTCAAGGAAGGCGCGCACAAGGTCCTCGACGGCAAGGTCAAGATCGCCTACGAGCAGTCGGGCCTGTGGAAGGACACCGTCGCCGCGCAGAAGATGTCGGCCGCCATCACCCAGCTGGGCGCCAAGAACATCGCGGGCGTCTACGCCGCCAACGACGGCATGGCCGGTGGTATCGCCAACACCCTCAAGGGTGCGGGCATCAGCAACATCCCGCTGACCGGTCAGGACGCCGAGCTCGCCGCCATCCAGCGGATCGTCGCCGGCACCCAGTCCGCCACGGTCTACAAGGCCTACAAGCCGGAGGCCGACACCGCCGCCGAGCTCGCGGTCAACCTCCTCCAGGGCAAGGACATCAAGTCCCTGGCCGACACCGAGGTCACCAGCGGCTCCGGCGACAAGGTCCAGGCGAAGCTGCTGACCCCCGTCTCCGTGACCGTCAAGAACATCAAGGACACGGTCGTCAAGGACGGCCTCTACACCGTCGCCCAGATCTGCACCGCGGACTACGCCGCCGCGTGCAAGAAGGCCGGCCTCCAGTAA
- a CDS encoding 3-hydroxyacyl-CoA dehydrogenase NAD-binding domain-containing protein codes for MSTTELLKGAAELFPDEVVTQAHVRHLDLPFNAGRFALITLDNGFDHTKPTTFGPASLANLNTAIDQVEKEASAGEIVGVGITGKPFIFAVGADLKGVELLKEHKDALAIGKGGHEVFKRLAGIAVPTFAYYNGAAMGGGVEVGLHCTYRTVSAALPAFSLPEVFLGLVPGWGGCTLLPNLIGAEKAVSVIIENSLNQNKQLKGAQVYELGIADALFEGADFLEQSLLWTASVLKGEIVVERPAIDRGEAWDQAVAKGRFVADSKVHGAAPAAYRALDIIEAAKNGDLQQGYDAEDQALADLIMGGELRSGIYAFNLVQKRGKRPAGAPDKNLARPVTKVGVVGAGLMASQLALLFLRRLEVPVVLTDIDQERVDKGVGYVHAEIEKLLGKGRINQDKANRLKALVTGVLDKAEGFSDADFIIEAVFEEIGVKQQVFAEVEAVAPAHAILATNTSSLSVSEMASKLKNPERVVGFHFFNPVAILPLLEIVRGEQTDDASLATAFAVAKKLKKTAVLVKDAPAFVVNRILTRFMGEIQNVIDEGTPVAVAEKAVEPLGLPMSPLVLLELVGPAIGLHVSETLNRAFPDRFTVSPNLAAVVKAGKRGFYVYDSGKPELDPEVAALLKQGDVVLSEEQVRERVLDAVAQEIGLMLDEGVVAEAQDIDLCLITGAGWPFHLGGITPYLDREGVSERVNGKKFLAPGVASVPA; via the coding sequence GTGAGCACCACTGAGCTCTTGAAGGGTGCGGCCGAGCTGTTCCCGGACGAGGTCGTCACCCAGGCGCACGTACGCCACCTGGACCTGCCGTTCAACGCGGGGCGCTTCGCGCTCATCACGCTGGACAACGGCTTCGACCACACCAAGCCGACCACCTTCGGCCCGGCGTCGCTGGCGAACCTGAACACCGCCATCGACCAGGTCGAGAAGGAGGCCTCGGCCGGTGAGATCGTCGGTGTCGGCATCACCGGCAAGCCGTTCATCTTCGCCGTCGGCGCCGACCTCAAGGGCGTCGAGCTCCTCAAGGAGCACAAGGACGCGCTGGCCATCGGCAAGGGCGGCCACGAGGTCTTCAAGCGCCTCGCGGGCATCGCGGTGCCGACCTTCGCGTACTACAACGGCGCGGCCATGGGCGGTGGCGTCGAGGTCGGTCTGCACTGCACCTACCGCACGGTCTCCGCGGCCCTGCCCGCCTTCTCGCTCCCCGAGGTCTTCCTCGGTCTGGTCCCCGGCTGGGGCGGCTGCACCCTGCTGCCGAACCTGATCGGCGCCGAGAAGGCCGTCTCGGTCATCATCGAGAACTCCCTCAACCAGAACAAGCAGCTCAAGGGCGCCCAGGTCTACGAACTGGGTATCGCCGACGCCCTGTTCGAGGGCGCGGACTTCCTGGAGCAGTCCCTGCTGTGGACGGCGTCCGTCCTCAAGGGCGAGATCGTCGTCGAGCGCCCTGCGATCGACCGCGGTGAGGCCTGGGACCAGGCCGTCGCCAAGGGCCGCTTCGTCGCGGACTCCAAGGTGCACGGGGCCGCTCCGGCCGCCTACCGCGCGCTGGACATCATCGAGGCCGCCAAGAACGGCGACCTCCAGCAGGGCTACGACGCCGAGGACCAGGCCCTCGCCGACCTGATCATGGGTGGCGAACTGCGCTCCGGCATCTACGCGTTCAACCTGGTGCAGAAGCGCGGCAAGCGTCCCGCGGGCGCTCCGGACAAGAACCTGGCCCGCCCGGTCACCAAGGTCGGTGTCGTCGGCGCCGGTCTGATGGCCTCCCAGCTCGCGCTGCTCTTCCTGCGCCGCCTGGAGGTCCCGGTCGTCCTGACCGACATCGACCAGGAGCGCGTCGACAAGGGTGTGGGCTACGTCCACGCCGAGATCGAGAAGCTGCTCGGCAAGGGCCGTATCAACCAGGACAAGGCCAACCGCCTGAAGGCCCTGGTCACCGGTGTGCTGGACAAGGCGGAGGGCTTCTCCGACGCCGACTTCATCATCGAGGCCGTCTTCGAGGAGATCGGCGTCAAGCAGCAGGTGTTCGCGGAGGTCGAGGCGGTCGCCCCGGCGCACGCGATCCTCGCCACCAACACCTCCTCGCTGTCCGTCTCGGAGATGGCGTCGAAGCTGAAGAACCCCGAGCGGGTCGTGGGCTTCCACTTCTTCAACCCGGTCGCGATCCTCCCGCTCCTGGAGATCGTCCGCGGTGAGCAGACCGACGACGCCTCGCTGGCCACGGCCTTCGCCGTAGCCAAGAAGCTGAAGAAGACCGCGGTACTGGTCAAGGACGCCCCGGCGTTCGTCGTGAACCGCATCCTCACCCGCTTCATGGGCGAGATCCAGAACGTCATCGACGAGGGCACCCCGGTGGCCGTGGCGGAGAAGGCGGTGGAGCCGCTCGGCCTGCCGATGTCCCCGCTGGTCCTCCTGGAGCTGGTCGGTCCCGCGATCGGTCTGCACGTCTCGGAGACCCTCAACCGGGCCTTCCCGGACCGCTTCACGGTCTCCCCGAACCTCGCGGCCGTCGTCAAGGCGGGCAAGCGCGGCTTCTACGTCTACGACTCCGGCAAGCCGGAGCTGGACCCCGAGGTCGCCGCGCTCCTCAAGCAGGGCGATGTCGTCCTGTCCGAGGAGCAGGTCCGCGAGCGCGTCCTGGACGCCGTCGCCCAGGAGATCGGGCTCATGCTCGACGAGGGTGTCGTCGCCGAGGCGCAGGACATCGACCTCTGCCTGATCACGGGCGCCGGCTGGCCCTTCCACCTGGGCGGCATCACGCCGTACCTGGACCGCGAGGGTGTCTCCGAGCGCGTGAACGGCAAGAAGTTCCTGGCGCCGGGCGTGGCGTCGGTTCCCGCGTAA